GATGTAGCCTAAATAGCCGGGAGTGAAAGAGCTGGGTGTTCAGCTCTGTTCACCTTCAACTTGACTGGGTACTGACAGTCACTCCTTCCAAGTGCGGGTGCCACTTTATACCCCCATCTGCAGCATACAACCTGCCCACCAGACACCCGTGCACACTTGTTATCTGCTTTTTAATGCTTACCAACGTCATAGCTCTACTACTGCCTGAAATTCCTTGATACTGGAAAGGCTGGGCatattttcaaatacttaatAACGATTCAACAATAGGATGATGGGTATTCATTCAACAGACGCTGTTCCCGACTCGAGGAATACAGCGGTGATCTGAGTAGGTAGAAATTCGAGTGTCTATAACGTTTTTAAGAGCAGGAAAGAGAGTTtatgataaaatgataaataaaagaagcatttatttattcattaaaacacGCACTGAAAGCTCGCTTTGCATAAGCATCACACACAGTGCTCAGGGAGTCGCAGAAGACACGTTCCCTGCTCTCAGGAGGGCAAAATGCTATAGACATGGGTGATCTCAACTccgttaaaaaagaaaaaaaaaactgttagaaactAGAtccaaatgttaataataatggtTTATACGGAATTACAGgggattttcattttatttagattttcagtGTTTTCCAAATTCCTCCCATGAGCACATGTTACTTTTGCCACTGAAAGTAAAGATTAGTCTTTGTTAAGACCAAGAGCAGGATATGGTGACATCCATCCACCGTGACCCTATGTGGCCGTCTTGTGGGTGCTCCAGATTTTTAGAAAGGAACCTTGAGGAAGGCCAAAACGCAAAGCTGCCTCAGTCTCAGGCCTCAGGGTGACACCTCTGTGCATCACACTCCCTGGACCCAGTGCCCAGAACTAGGAGACAGTGTCTGAGGGTCTTCCTCCGACTTGGGTCCTTTCTAAAACTCAGCCTTCTCTGGCACAAGAAAACAGGAAAGGCCAATTTTGCAGAAGCCCCTATCCTGTTACTAGAAGTGACCTTGGGTCTGGGAAAAGTTCACAGACATATCTTTAGTTGGCAAAAGCAAGCATCAGACAGCCTGTCAGTCTCTCCTGGTAAAGCTGAAGGTGTGGAGAGCAAACAGATGAAGAATCTTCATGTTCTAAAGCCTCACCCTGGCTAAACTACTCCCCACTCTAATAACGTGCTTACACCACCCTGCCCTAGTCTGGAGGTTAATACTTACCCTAAGGTTTACTTTTCTAGGCAACGAAAGACGGGTTATGTTCAATATGTATGCAACACACTCACTAACTAAAAGGAATGGTCTGATGAAGCTCAACGGTCAAGAAATTTAAGGGTTAAATTCCTGTTGCTACTGTTTGAACACTTAAGAACAGAAGACTGGAAGTCAGATACACAAGTGCTCTCGGCAAACATTCTTATTCCTGCTGTTACTTTCAGTTTACTGGCCATATTCCAGTATAGCCCATCTCCGgttatatttcagaaaaatgttttaattcaagtatagttgatgtacagtgtttcaggtgtacagcaaagtgattcagttataacaTTTCTGGTTATATTAAACAGGAGAACAGAAATTCATAAACCAAAGACTCTCAAAACTTTAAGCTAAGCAAGATAATCAACAACACAACGTTCTACTAAGGACCACAGTGGCAATTTGCAAGCGGCCTGAGGCAAGGTCCCAGCAGAAAGATTACAGAGTAGTTTCTCCTATCTTATCTTTTAGGCAGAGACGCCACTGCTGCTGCATGAAGACTGCAGATCGCCCTGTATGTGAAAAAAGCCAGCAATTGGTAGCATTCCAGTACTCCAAGAAGGGAGAAGGATCATGGGCACAGCACACGGAAATATTACATATGCCTCTTAGTAACTCTAAGCTGCCTTCACTCCTTGTTTCCATCCACCAAAACCGAGAGTTCTATAAGGATTAGATTCCAtgggaaaaaatacttttaaaaccaTAAAGTGCTAATAATAAAATGGTCACCATTTAATGGATGCCTTCTGAGTGCGAGATAAGAGGACAAGGcactttctaaaagttttattttcacttttttcctcacAAAACCTTTGCCAAGTGTGGTTTCATTATCCTCATATTACCGAAAAGGAAAATGCAGTCATGTCCCTTGCCTCGGGTTGCACAGCTGATTGGCCAAAGGAGTCTAACCCAGAGCCTTTCCCTGACGCCAGCCTGTCTCATCTCTGCTGGAATGACTATGATTGACAACTTCAAATGTAGAAGAGCAAAATACAGAGTTCTGAATGTAGACTACCATAGAACTTGAGGCCCTAAAACACTTTTTAGAACACTGTCACTAAACAACATCAGGAAACTCGGGGAGAACTCAGTCACTAAAAGTCTAACTGGAATGCCACCCTTCAGGGGGTACAGGCACGGTCCCCCCATGCCTCCAACAACCGCACCCACCCCAGCCAAGGAGCAGACCCAGGTGTTctggcctctctctcctcccgCACTAAGATAAAATAGAAGAATGCAGGTAAGGTTCTCAGCAAGGTGCTCATCAGAAAAGATGCTAGTTAACTGTCAGGGCCCTCCATCCTCCCCTCTGGGCCACTGAAAAGTCACAGACACTACTGTGTCTGCCCCAGACCCTGACCGGTTCCTGGAGCTCCAAGTTTGAGTGAGCTAGGGCCCAGAAGTCATTCTTCGTCCCTCTCCCCACAAGCCTCTCCAATCCCTAGCCGCCACAAATCTCCCCCATCCTTGAGTATCTAAAAATAAATTGCATGTCTTTTTCTCCCACACCAGATCCCAACTAAGACCTGTCCAAAAGCTGTGTCAACCGCTCCTGTAGCAGCAACAGAGAACGGTCCCTGTCACCCCGAGCCTTGAGGCACGACAGGCCAGCCTCTGAGCCCCTAGCCTCAGACAAGGGCAACCTCGACCCTCCCCCCGCCATCAACAGCACCTCTCCTTATCCACGAGGCAGGGCAGCCCCTCAAAGTGTCCCCGAAGTGCTTACCTCTAATGGCTCTTCTTGtatccctctctgcccacttccccagccctgcagagcagGAAGTCAGGCTGCTGACCACGCTCCTTGGATTCAGCCGAAGAGCACTGGCCCCGAAATGCCTTTTTCAGCTCAGAGTGAGGACTGGGGAACCGCTAGGACTTACTCCATTGCCCATGTTAGCCCAGAGGCCCAGATCCTCGAGATCCAGTTCAAGTCGATCAGGCCCCCACCCTAGACCCGTGTGGAAGCTCGTGTCTGAACTCCCCTCGAGCTCCCGGACGGACCGTGCCCGACAGACCCTCGACCCCGCAGAGTGGCCTCGGCCGGTCGCCCCCCAGCTCCGCCCCCAGCCGGCTCTGACCTTGCCTGAGCTGGGGGTCTTCCAGCACGTTGTAGGCCGCGTAGTCGCGGACGCCGTGCAGCCGCAGGATCTGCACCACGGCGTTGCTGAAGCCGCACTGGGGCTGCTCCGGAGTCCCCTTTAGGAAGACCACCACCCTGTCCTTCTTCACCAGCGCGTCCAGGTGCTCCGACGAGCCGCTGCCGCCCGAGCTCGCCGCCCGCACGCCCGGGCCCCGCAGGCCGCCGCCCGCGCCGCGCCCCCAGCGGAGCAGAGCCGCAGCCGCCCGGCTCAGGGACCCGCTCATCCCCGCACGCTGGCCTGAGCTCTCGACGGCCAAGGACCTGGGCGAGCCAGCCGAAGCCTTCCCGGGGCCCGGCCCGCGGAGGCCCGGCCCGCCCCCCGGAGGCCCTCATTGGACCGGCGACGAAAAGCTCTCCGTGATTGGAGAACCCTGGCCCTCAATTGCTGGATTCCACCAATCATGTTACTCGTCCCGCCCCGACAGGTTGGAGGCGGTCCTTACGCCTGAGCCGCATTCTATCGCCTTACCATTGGCCTCCGGAAACCGTTTTGTCAGTTGATTGGAGAGAGTGGATGTCCATCAGGGTCACGCTCCGAGGCAAGGGGAGGCGAAACGAGAGGGAAGACGGCTTCTCTCTGAAGGGTAGACGGGCCTGCTGGGACGCTCCGGGAGGACTTGGGACAGGCGCTGGGCGGGGTTTCGTCGTTCCGCGGAACGCCGGGAAGGGGTCACTTCCAGATGAAGATTCCGGTTCCGGTGCGGGCGGAGGTTGCGTTGCCACGGCAGCGCGGTTGGCCGGCCGCTGGTTCTGGCGTTCCGGGTGGTGGGGGGGCTGGAGCAGGCTTGGATCCGCCGTTCCCGGCTTAGGTGAGCTTCCCGGAGCTTCAGTAAGGCCGTGGCTGTTCGCGGCGAGAGCAGGGACTGCGCCGGGCTCTGGCGGCCAGGCCTGCCCGGGGCTACGGCGTCGGGGCCCGGGCCGTGTGTCGCAGCCCTCCTGTGGTCCCGCTGCCCCCGTGGGAGCAGAGGCCCAGACCTCTTCCCGTGGTTCCCGCCTCTGCAGCGCGATTATTTCACTAAAAcaactttgatttttaaagtttgtaaAGAGCTCTCGTCTGTGTGATCGGGGCTTCGCTGACTTTCCAGCCGACCTAAGCCCCTGGGCTTGGGCCCAGGAAAGGTTGAATGGGGAACTAAGAAAGGAATTGGTTCATTCGACAGACGTTTTCTGAGCAGCTGCTGCGTGCAAGGCACGGTGCCGGCGCGGGACCTGTGCCCAGAGCTTGAGAAATGAGAAGCAGGTACAAATCAATGTGAGggtagagaggagggaagggaagcctCCCTAGGCCCACTGCTTTCTCTGTTCTCCATTGTGCTTAGTACATCTTGACATATATTTGTTAACTTGTTTATTGACTTCCCTCCCAGACCGTCAACTTCATTCATTACTGTATTCTCAGTACGTAGAACAGTGCTTGGAAGCTAGCAGGTGCTCACATTGGTGGAAAGAATGATCCCAGAAGAGCGGGGCTCAGTGAAATCGCCACGTGGTCTGTAGTCTTGGAGCGGTGCTGGGTTGGTGGTACCCTAGAGCACACCAGACTTGCAGAGAAAGCATTCTccagaggaagctgaggcatggCTGCTCAAGGGACAGCAGTGCCATGTGCAATTTTCCTCTGATAGTTTCCGATTACTGTTGCCACGGTGATAATGGCTGTGCCATGTCATTATCTATCAACCGACAGTAAGAGAAGCTTTTGCAGTCAGATGTTGTTTAACAGATGGAGTGGTTTCTGTTGGACACTAAGTACTGCtacaaattactttctttttaaacccTAAGTATTTAAAAAGTTGTGGCTGGAGGTGACCTGGTTCTGCTTTGGAGGTgctcaaatttaaaaatcagaaaattagtACATGTGCTGACAGCAAGTGAATCTTCCAAATAATCGTTCACCGGGAGACTTGAGGCCAGTAAGctgaaaataaactcaagatgttACTCAGAAGTGCTCCCCAGTGACGTATTTGTTTTATCCCCGTGGTTGTTATTGATGTTTGGTAGTTTTCTAATGTGGGACCCAAAATTGATCAGCTTCTTAAagagtccttttttttcccctctagagTCATTGATTCCAGGTAAATCAGAGGAACAAACATCATACAGAAATACACAGGACAGTAACATACAGGAAGCGATGTGATGTCGAAGCTTAACTGTTGTTTCAAAAGTCCAGCATCTGGTGCACCTAACAGTAGGGGCTATATTATTTGCAAAGTCACCTGACTTTTACTCATACTTATGTTCTGGtaagtttgttttagttttttttttttaataaatattggcaGTTCACTCCAGAAAACCTGAATTGTTTATTGCCTACCCTGAACTGTCTCATTCCGCTCTTGCGTTAACTGGAATAGGGAGAAGAATTTGCAAACTTACGATGTGAGGATCCAGAGACGTAGTGCTAGTCATGGGGAGTGTCATGTCACTTATCTAGTGTGTGATACTGGCTTTGCCAGTACAGTTGGCAGACATTTTATTAAATTGAGAAAATACAGCTGTCATTAAAGGTTAAGAGTAGTCCTTCAGCAGGAAGAATACAAAGCCTGTGTTCTCCAAATTTATAATAGAGTTGCTGTGTACAGTCGAGTATGATAAGGACATCCATGAAATGCAAGGAAAGCAAGTCGGGGCTCTTTCAGGGAGCTAAGTGGGATGGCTTTGATAGTATTGACCAAGGCCAGGAAAAAAGATCATGTATCTAGACCAAAGAAATTGAAACAATGCACCTAAATTTAAGTTTCTAATAAAGCAACCTAAAATGCAAAATGTTGTATGTGTTGAACAGACTGCTTTCTGTCTTTGACTTAAAACCACTCATCAAGTATTAGCACCAAACATCAGTGACTTAAAGAATCGAAGAAAATAGTgttcaaaatatttcttccaaAGCACCAACTTCTTATATATGATGTGGCATTTGAGTTACGAGCTTTCTCATTAGAAATTCTGTAGTGAGAAAGTATGATAAAAATACACTTCTTAAACAGTTGTAAGAAATCTGCATTTATGCTCAAATGCATtagggtgtttgtttgtttgtttgttgcggtacgcaggcttctcactgttgtggcctctcccgttgcggagcacaggctctggacgcgcaggctcagcggccatggctcacgggcccagccgctccgcggcatgtgggatcttcccggaccggggcatgaacctgtgtcccctgcatcggcaggcggactcaaccactgcgccaccagggaagccccatttgggTGTTTTGAAGATGGAAGTCACCATCTTTATCAGTTTGTGATCTCCCATGTAGACATTAATGGGGAGGTAGGGGTGGGAAGTATAGGAAACTTAGGAGAATCCTAGGATTTGGGGTCACAAAGTATAATTAGACCCCAAACTAAATAATCATACCATGTAAACATGCTGACTCAGGCAtcctaaaaatgtttttcttccctgTGCTTATTTATAGATAAGCCTTTACTATATTTAGTAaaatttctcctttctccccactcCGCCAAAAGCAAATTCACTGTTGAACCCATAATTAAAACCTTATAAATTTGAGATCATTTCTTCCTATATATCAGCTCTAAATGAAGAGTCAGGATTATTGAGCGTAAGATGAAACTTCGTTTGAACACTTAGCATGTCAGTGTTTTCGTACCCTAACTGCAGTCCTAAAGGTCACGCTGCATTCTGACAGGGTGTGGTGGTTGTGCATAGGGcacatgacccagcaatgtcTAGGTCTGAGCTGGCCAGAGCATTCTGCGAGTGTCATTTTAAGAGAAGAGTGGCTGCAGGTGTTGCACAACGGGTTGAGCCACCAAACATTCCTGAGCTGAAATGGCATTCGAGACCCAGATTTCCACAGACGCAAGCTGAAGCTTGAGACCGTTCTCTGTGGTGCCCCTTAGCTATTCAGTAATTTTAGAGCATCACTGCAACCCTGGAATTAACGTGATTCCCTAAGAAGTAATTGTTATgtgtgagaaactgaggcagtgcCCAGCCCcctgagaaaatgtttgctgacccgTAATGCAAAGATAGAAATGCCTTTGCAGGGACttcctgggggcgcagtggttaagactccacactcccaatgctggggacccaggttccatccctggccagggaaatagatcccatgtgcatgccgcaactaagagttcacatgccacaactaaggagcccacctgccacaactaagacccagagtaaccaaataaataaatattaaaagaaaagaaaagaaatgcctttGGGATCTTCACTTCCTCTATCTGACAAGACAGCTGGGTTTATAAATACTTCTCTGGCCATGGGAGTGGCCTCAGTTTTGCTAATCGCAGGTTCTCACATCATGTGGGCTCAGCCTAGAGGCAGGAAGGGAGACCTCATTCGGGCCCCCTTCCACTCTATCACAAAGGTTCTGCTCTCCTCCTCTGGgtagaatgaagagaaatgatgTCCTGTAAATTTAGTTCAGTCTGGAACACACTGTGGGAGATACAGGTGAAAATGGATTCCTGAAGAGGCACTTATGAAAAGCCTGGATGTCACAGCAGAGCCTGATTCTGTTCTGGGGTTTGGACTGTAGAGGTGTGCGGCCTGGCTTCAGTCCTAAGCATCACTTACGAGCTCTTTTGGAttttccttggaattttctgCCCCTTACATCTTCCCCTTCCTGGatttgtgaaaaatgtctttgTGACATCTGCAAAAGGTAATGCCTATTTCAAGATGTCTTTATCTAAGGATTGCAGAGTTTTAGTGAATCACTTTGTACTCTATTCCTCTGCTCCTAGACATTTACCCCCAAAATATTGGCATGCATGTGTAGTACAACAAACTGGTTTTGTGTACATGAATTCATTTGAAACTTGCATTAGCCCTAGGCTAATAGTTCTCTGGCATTTTGGTCCCTAAATTAAGTTCTCTTTtcactaaaagatcccacatactgtggagcaactaagcccatgcaccacaactactgagcctgcactctagagcccacaagccacaactactgaagcccgcgcgcctagagcccgtgctccgcagcaagagaagccaccacaatgagaagcccgtgcatagcaacaaaaacccaactcagccaaaaataaaaataaataaatttatttttttaaaaaaagaatgaaccagaagtaaaaaaagaaagattgttAATAACATCTTTTTGACAGACTTGAGCACTTTGGGTTCCTCTTTTTACCTTCACAAGCACTTCTTAAATCTTACTGTGGAATCGTAGCAAAGCCATCAAGTCccacagaaaattaaatattcCTGAATTATCTCCAGGGTATGTATGTATTGGATACAGATGTGATTTTTATGCTTTGTGAAACTAAACTGGCAACAATTTCAATGCAAAACTCCAAGGAAACAAATAACCCATAGCTTTTCACTTCTGGAAGTTTCATTCTCTTTTGTCCCCATGCTGCTTTTTCTCAGTGAGGCCTGAAGTCTCTGGCTATATATAGGCTTTTAAACTCAGACATCTGCTGGATTTTGTTCTATTGAGAACTTTATTTCGAGGGAAAGAGCCCAAATCATACCTCCTGTCAGGTAATATTAAGAATTAAGTGGTAATCATAAAACATGTTAAGACTTAAGGTGATAAAAGAATTGTTGAATTTTCCTCAACTGTCTGTTTAGTGAAAGATTTTAATGTTTTgtgttatgtttctttttttttttttgcaagcagATAGATTCCATgattcaaactgttattacattTCCAGCGACTTCTGAGAAGGTGCCCAGACCACAGAATTCAGAAAGCAAGGAGCCAGTACAGTTGTGTGTCACACTTGCTAGGAAGATTTATCTGTTGGCAGGAGTCTGTGTCTTCCTCTGATAATCACTGAGATTGCGGCCAGACGAACACTgagaaaattttattgttttcctttgaatGATGGCTAAGATGTATTGCCAAGGCCATAAATATTCATTATGTTGAGTCAGAATTTCATTTCACACTTCAACCTTTGAGCCTTCATAATTTCAGGCTTCAAAATTAAATCTTGCTGTCATGGAAATCCACTGCTCTAGCCTACTTCAACAAAGTAGCTAGTGAAGGACCCCAGTTTCACCGATTGGGGGAGTGGGTTGGAAATGGGCTGACGTTAACTGTTCATTTTCCTTTGCAGGAAAAAAACtggaggattttaaaaaatattttttcctactcTTATGGCCAGAAAAATCCCACTTGCTAATTCTAAACTTTACACTTTTTGAAAGTGTACTCTACTGAGGTAGAATTAATTGATACCAAATTTCTGTGAGCCAGAGTTTTGGAGTTTTAATAAAAGACTGTATTATGAACCAGTTGccctgtaataaataaataaataaataaaagaagggagGAGCATTTTGCATAGGCTGCACTTGCAAAATTGAGTCACCAAGAAAATTTTGTATCAAAAGCCTTGAGAAGGTGACATACTTGCAGGCTTTCTCCCCTCTCCAGACATCCAGTGGCCTGCACTTAGTGTAACTAAGCACATGTCAGTCCACTTGGTGAGCTATTCCCATTGG
Above is a genomic segment from Pseudorca crassidens isolate mPseCra1 chromosome 1, mPseCra1.hap1, whole genome shotgun sequence containing:
- the GLRX5 gene encoding glutaredoxin-related protein 5, mitochondrial — protein: MSGSLSRAAAALLRWGRGAGGGLRGPGVRAASSGGSGSSEHLDALVKKDRVVVFLKGTPEQPQCGFSNAVVQILRLHGVRDYAAYNVLEDPQLRQGIKDYSNWPTIPQVYLNGEFVGGCDILLQMHQNGDLVEELKKLGIRSALLDEKKDQDSK